Proteins encoded by one window of bacterium:
- a CDS encoding HEPN domain-containing protein → MKNRKLAERFLSKANQDMIVIEKWRQDKEIPDEILGFHAQQAAEKMLKAVLAYQGIEFPFTHRLADLIDLSKKQGIVLPERLEEVRFLTPFAVKFRYDLYYEEDKEPIDFKEIFTLLIELRNWVNTIISQE, encoded by the coding sequence ATGAAAAATCGTAAACTTGCAGAACGGTTTCTGAGTAAAGCAAATCAAGATATGATTGTTATCGAGAAGTGGCGGCAAGACAAGGAGATTCCTGATGAGATTTTAGGCTTTCATGCTCAACAAGCGGCTGAGAAAATGCTTAAAGCGGTTTTGGCCTATCAAGGGATCGAATTTCCATTTACTCATCGATTGGCTGACTTGATAGACTTAAGCAAAAAGCAAGGTATCGTTTTACCAGAGAGATTGGAAGAGGTACGTTTTTTGACTCCTTTTGCTGTTAAGTTTCGTTATGACCTTTATTATGAAGAGGATAAAGAACCTATTGATTTTAAAGAAATATTCACCTTGCTTATCGAATTACGCAACTGGGTGAATACAATAATCTCTCAGGAGTGA